One Setaria viridis chromosome 5, Setaria_viridis_v4.0, whole genome shotgun sequence genomic region harbors:
- the LOC117855592 gene encoding secretory carrier-associated membrane protein 2 produces MAGRYDRNPFDEDDVNPFAGGSVPPASNSRMPPLPHEPAGFYNDRGATVDIPLDSTKDMNKKEKELQAKEAELNKRERELKRKEEAASRAGIVIEDKNWPPFMPIIHHDISNEIPVHLQRMQYLAFSSLLGLTACLFWNIIATTAAWIKGEGVMIWLLAIIYFISGVPGAYVLWYRPLYNAMRTESALKFGWFFLFYLLHILFCVWSAVAPPFPFKGKSLAGILPAIDVIGRSAIVGIFYFIGFGMFCLESLLSIAVIQQVYMYFRGSGKEAEMKREAARGALRNAF; encoded by the exons atggcggggaGGTACGACCGCAACCCGTTCGATGAGGACGACGTCAACCCCTTTGCG ggaggaagtgtacCTCCTGCTTCCAATTCTCGGATGCCACCTCTTCCTCATGAACCAGCGGGCTTCTACAATGATCGTGGTGCCACAGTAGACATACCTCTTGATTCAACTAAG GACATGaataaaaaggagaaagaactgCAGGCAAAGGAGGCTGAGCTAAACAAACGGGAAAGG GAActgaaaagaaaggaggaagctgCATCCAGAG CTGGTATTGTCATTGAAGATAAGAACTGGCCACCCTTTATGCCCATTATTCATCATGACATTTCGAATGAGATACCAGTTCACCTACAAAGGATGCAGTACCTGGCATTTTCTTCACTGCTGG GATTGACAGCCTGTCTTTTTTGGAACATCATTGCAACCACAGCAGCATGGATTAAAGGAGAAG GTGTGATGATCTGGTTGCTAGCCATCATTTACTTCATCTCTGGTGTCCCTGGGGCCTATGTGCTATGGTATCGTCCACTTTATAATGCGATGAG GACTGAAAGTGCTTTGAAGTTTGGGTGGTTTTTCTTGTTTTACTTG CTCCATATACTATTTTGTGTCTGGTCTGCTGTGGCTCCTCCATTTCCTTTCAAAGGAAAATCTTTGGC TGGAATTTTGCCGGCAATTGATGTCATAGGCAGGAGTGCTATTGTGGGG ATATTTTACTTCATTGGATTTGGAATGTTCTGCCTTGAATCACTGCTCAGCATTGCTGTCATTCAG CAAGTATACATGTACTTCCGTGGAAGTGGAAAAGAAGCAGAGATGAAACGCGAGGCGGCCCGTGGTGCACTGCGAAATGCCTTTTGA
- the LOC117855591 gene encoding BTB/POZ domain-containing protein At5g03250 — protein sequence MATMKLGSKPEIFVLEDLTWRCTTELESDVVVEVGEMSFYLHKFPLLSRSGVLQRMISEYQPPSDGGGMCTLQLDDIPGGAKAFELAAKFCYDVKIELNALNVVCLRCAAEYLRMTDDYAEGNLITQAESFLADVLANWKDSIKALETCEGVLPTAEDLHLVSRCITALASKACASDAAAPLLRNASVDKDALWNGIRSGDMASSAAAASGMDWWYEDVSFLSLPMFKRLIQAMEAKGMRPESIAGAIMFYAGRFLPGLKRNTSFSNALASYGADGGGGGGMSSRNITPRAASVSAPSEGDQRYFLEEIVALLPTKKGVASTKFLLGMLRTAMLLHASPLCRENLERRIGAQLEDASLDDLLVPNLGYHVETLYDIDCVQRILDYFMSSTDGIGTGYTSPALAEDGGGSLGVPHGGTPSTSLSPITMVAKLMDGYLAEVAPDTNLKLPKFQALAAVVPDYARPVDDGIYRAIDIYLKSHPWLSESEREQLCRLMNCQKLSLEACTHAAQNERLPLRVVVQVLFFEQLRLRTSIAGWFFVSENAAGGDGARPHPGGAIVPKGATAAVAASAQVEVDSDAEDDAPEGKETITDVKERVSELEKECKSMKQEIRRLGKPRRSWSLLTRKCGFGAKVQQAQPAMSGK from the exons ATGGCGACCATGAAGCTGGGTTCCAAGCCGGAGATCTTCGTCCTCGAAGACCTCACATG GAGATGCACTACCGAGCTTGAGAGTGATGTTGTTGTCGAAGTAGGAGAGATGTCCTTCTACCTCCACAAG TTCCCGCTGCTGAGCCGGAGCGGCGTGCTGCAGCGGATGATCAGCGAGTACCAGCCCCcgtccgacggcggcggcatgtGCACGCTGCAGCTGGACGACATCCCCGGCGGCGCCAAGGCGTTCGAGCTGGCGGCCAAGTTCTGCTACGACGTCAAGATCGAGCTCAATGCGCTGAACGTGGTGTGCCTCCGCTGCGCCGCCGAGTACCTGCGCATGACGGACGACTACGCCGAGGGCAACCTCATCACGCAGGCCGAGTCGTTCCTCGCCGACGTGCTCGCCAACTGGAAGGACTCCATCAAGGCGCTGGAGACCTGCGAGGGCGTCCTCCCCACCGCCGAGGACCTGCACCTCGTGTCCCGCTGCATCACCGCGCTCGCCTCCAAAGCCTGCgcgtccgacgccgccgcgccgctgctcaGGAACGCCAGCGTCGACAAGGATGCGCTCTGGAACGGCATCCGGTCGGGCGACATGgcgtcctccgcggcggcggcgtccgggatGGACTGGTGGTACGAGGACGTGTCGTTCCTCAGCCTGCCCATGTTCAAGCGCCTGATCCAGGCGATGGAGGCCAAGGGCATGCGCCCCGAGAGCATCGCCGGCGCCATCATGTTCTACGCGGGGCGGTTCCTGCCGGGGCTCAAGCGCAACACCAGCTTCAGCAACGCGCTGGCCAGCTacggcgccgacggcggcggcggcggcggcatgagcAGCCGGAACAtcacgccgcgcgccgcgagCGTGTCGGCGCCGTCGGAGGGCGACCAGAGGTACTTCCTGGAGGAGATCGTGGCGCTGCTGCCGACGAAGAAGGGCGTGGCGTCCACCAAGTTCCTGCTCGGGATGCTGCGCACGGCGATGCTCCTCCACGCCAGCCCGCTGTGCCGGGAGAACCTGGAGCGCCGCATCGGCGCGCAGCTCGAGGACGCGTCGCTGGACGACCTGCTCGTGCCCAACCTCGGCTACCACGTCGAGACGCTCTACGACATCGACTGCGTGCAGCGGATCCTGGACTACTTTATGTCGTCGACGGACGGGATCGGGACGGGGTACACGTCGCCGGCGCtggcggaggacggcggcggcagcctcgGCGTGCCCCACGGCGGGACGCCGTCGACGTCGCTGTCGCCGATCACCATGGTGGCCAAGCTCATGGACGGGTACCTCGCGGAGGTGGCGCCGGACACCAACCTGAAGCTGCCCAAGTTCCaggcgctcgccgccgtggTGCCTGACTACGCGCGCCCCGTCGACGACGGCATCTACCGCGCCATCGACATATACCTCAAG TCGCACCCGTGGCTGTCGGAGTCGGAGCGGGAGCAGCTGTGCCGGCTGATGAACTGCCAGAAGCTGTCGCTGGAGGCGTGCACGCACGCGGCGCAGAACGAGAGGCTGCCGCTgcgggtggtggtgcaggtgctCTTCTTCGAGCAGCTCCGCCTGCGCACGTCCATCGCCGGGTGGTTCTTCGTGTCCGAGAACGCGGCGGGGGGCGACGGCGCGCGGCCGCACCCTGGCGGCGCCATCGTCCCCaagggcgccaccgccgccgtcgcagccaGCGCGCAAGTGGAGGTGGACAGCGACGCGGAGGACGACGCGCCCGAGGGTAAGGAGACCATCACCGACGTGAAGGAGCGGGTATCGGAGCTGGAGAAGGAGTGCAAGAGCATGAAGCAGGAGATCCGGAGGCTCGGGAAGCCCCGGAGGTCGTGGAGCCTGCTCACCAGGAAGTGCGGCTTCGGGGCCAAGGTGCAACAAGCGCAGCCAGCCATGAGCGGCAAATAG